Proteins from a single region of Chryseobacterium sp. W4I1:
- a CDS encoding GAF domain-containing protein gives MANLYKKDAPFQVLISFKKYLDVLEHIRYNDRLEYRVNYAESLIERTKKFPELRDGFLDETLLEKHEDLIRQILADLFPTGLTHNEIKAASVPLSKTTFNYTERFKSILKDAGKDFEIELRNIGDDEFYVFCCCLILQTYFKRDIKSTMPLYYDIPNRLGIMKHYKITVNSDFIEVYPTEEAKIPSDDVLDMLLENLDDFKLWKKYFPSKSWILKGFTIVSLVDCTSEVALSDLKSSMIEIDPEDLSPDENLVEIFKSYFDVPELNFGLMLFDKKDQKLGRLPIYENVFTHHVLDFWINAFDEETRKNTFTNLNHNSKPIVISNVNKLEENVKSLPSFSILRDNNINSFMVIPIMKDNELLAIMEFTSPQANSFNGLKLKKMEFFTDMILFSLNRFSFEKNYQIEAIIQREYTSIHDSVVWKFRNEAEKYFNASLGKKMYTLKQISFKNLTPLFGFSDIRSSSDKRFNLMLEDINQQLDSLHDIFTMINSDSEKYLLALDVFENELNNEIKADTEQRLQRLLREEIHPYLQGKLEMKADKEIKNKIKDYFLQIFTQTDLFYANRKRPG, from the coding sequence TTGGCCAATCTTTATAAAAAAGACGCTCCATTTCAGGTTCTCATATCATTCAAAAAGTATTTGGATGTACTGGAACATATCCGGTACAACGACCGTTTGGAGTATAGGGTTAATTATGCTGAATCTTTAATTGAAAGGACAAAAAAATTTCCTGAGCTACGAGACGGATTCCTGGATGAAACTCTTCTCGAAAAACATGAAGACCTCATCAGGCAGATTCTTGCAGACCTCTTCCCTACCGGTCTTACACACAATGAAATCAAAGCGGCCAGTGTTCCGCTTTCCAAAACTACTTTCAATTATACCGAAAGATTTAAAAGCATACTTAAAGATGCCGGAAAGGATTTTGAAATAGAGCTGAGAAATATCGGGGACGATGAATTTTATGTATTCTGCTGCTGCCTTATTCTTCAGACTTATTTCAAAAGAGATATCAAAAGCACCATGCCTCTCTATTATGATATCCCAAACAGGCTGGGAATCATGAAACATTATAAAATTACGGTCAATTCAGACTTTATAGAGGTTTACCCTACTGAAGAGGCAAAAATTCCGTCTGATGATGTGCTGGATATGCTGCTTGAAAATCTGGACGATTTTAAACTGTGGAAAAAATATTTTCCTTCAAAATCATGGATTTTAAAAGGTTTCACTATTGTTTCTCTTGTAGACTGTACTTCTGAAGTGGCGCTTTCTGATCTGAAATCGAGCATGATAGAAATTGATCCGGAGGATTTGAGCCCGGATGAAAATCTTGTTGAAATTTTCAAATCTTATTTCGATGTCCCGGAACTTAATTTCGGGCTTATGCTTTTCGATAAAAAAGATCAGAAACTCGGCAGACTTCCGATATACGAAAATGTTTTCACCCATCACGTTCTGGATTTCTGGATCAATGCATTTGATGAAGAAACCCGGAAAAATACTTTTACCAATTTAAATCACAACTCCAAACCGATTGTTATCTCCAATGTCAATAAACTGGAGGAAAATGTTAAAAGCCTACCTTCTTTTAGTATTTTAAGAGACAACAATATCAACAGCTTCATGGTGATTCCTATCATGAAAGACAATGAGCTTCTGGCTATTATGGAGTTTACATCTCCACAAGCCAACAGTTTCAATGGTTTAAAGCTGAAAAAAATGGAGTTTTTCACTGATATGATCCTTTTTTCCCTAAATAGGTTCAGCTTTGAAAAAAACTATCAGATAGAAGCCATTATCCAGCGTGAATACACCTCCATCCATGACAGTGTGGTATGGAAATTCAGAAATGAAGCCGAAAAATATTTCAATGCTTCGCTGGGAAAAAAAATGTACACACTGAAACAGATCTCCTTCAAAAACCTGACACCTCTGTTTGGGTTCTCAGATATCCGTTCCTCTTCAGATAAGCGTTTTAATCTGATGCTGGAAGATATTAACCAACAGCTCGATAGCCTTCATGACATTTTCACAATGATCAATTCAGATTCAGAGAAATATCTTCTGGCGCTGGATGTTTTTGAAAACGAGCTGAACAACGAGATCAAAGCAGACACGGAGCAACGCCTTCAAAGGCTGCTGAGAGAAGAAATACATCCTTACCTGCAGGGAAAACTGGAAATGAAAGCAGACAAGGAAATAAAAAATAAGATCAAAGATTACTTTTTACAGATTTTTACCCAGACCGATTTATTTTATGCCAACAGAAAAAGGCCTGGATGA
- a CDS encoding NuoM family protein, with protein MSGLLLTLLLLPLVGSGLVFAWKNKSSKYLALGIALIQMLITFYIAADFDFNPTVDSVLQHEINYPWSQFIKSSLHFGIDGMSLLLLLLTNILTPIIILSSFNENVNYRNTFYGLILLMQFGLVGVFTSLDGLLFYIFWEVTLIPIWFIAGLWGQENKRFEFTTKFFVYTFVGSLFMLAGLIYVYNHSASFALTDLYNAQLNEVQQTVVFWFIFFAFAVKLPVFPFHTWQPDTYTYSPTQGSMLLSGIMLKMAVYGVIRYLLPITPIPIAGISGQIVIILAIVGIVHGALIAIIQTDMKRIIAYSSFSHVGLMVAGIFSSAVITLRGTFNIEGAEGALVQTFAHGINVVGLFYCCDILYKRFKSRDIRQMGGLAKVAPKFAVLFLIIILGSMGVPLTNGFIGEFILLKSVYDFNGLAAVIAGLTIILCAVYLLRFYGRAMFGEGDEAVLSTAKDLSAVEFSVLASLAVFVIVLGIFPQPIIDMVNSSLTFIYTAMGS; from the coding sequence ATGTCGGGTTTATTATTAACATTATTACTATTACCTCTTGTAGGTTCGGGATTAGTTTTTGCATGGAAAAATAAATCCAGCAAATACTTGGCGCTAGGAATTGCATTGATCCAAATGCTTATTACTTTCTACATTGCAGCGGATTTTGATTTTAATCCGACGGTAGACAGTGTATTGCAGCACGAGATCAATTATCCCTGGTCACAGTTTATTAAAAGCTCACTTCATTTCGGAATTGACGGAATGAGTCTGCTTCTATTATTGTTGACCAATATCTTGACGCCAATCATTATTTTATCTTCTTTCAACGAAAATGTAAACTACAGAAATACATTCTATGGTCTGATCCTGCTGATGCAATTTGGTCTTGTAGGGGTGTTCACTTCTTTAGACGGATTATTATTCTACATTTTCTGGGAAGTAACCCTGATTCCGATCTGGTTTATTGCCGGACTTTGGGGCCAGGAAAATAAAAGATTTGAATTCACTACCAAATTCTTCGTTTATACATTCGTTGGGTCATTATTTATGTTAGCCGGATTGATCTATGTGTACAACCACTCTGCATCATTCGCTTTAACAGACTTATACAATGCTCAGCTTAACGAAGTACAGCAGACGGTGGTATTCTGGTTTATCTTCTTTGCATTTGCAGTGAAATTACCGGTATTTCCATTCCATACATGGCAGCCGGATACGTATACCTATTCTCCTACTCAGGGGTCCATGCTTTTATCAGGGATCATGCTGAAGATGGCAGTGTACGGTGTTATCCGTTATTTACTTCCGATCACTCCAATTCCAATTGCAGGAATTTCGGGGCAGATTGTCATTATCCTTGCCATTGTAGGAATTGTTCATGGTGCATTAATTGCCATCATCCAGACTGATATGAAAAGAATCATTGCGTATTCTTCTTTCTCTCACGTAGGATTAATGGTAGCGGGGATCTTCTCTTCTGCAGTAATTACCTTAAGAGGAACATTCAATATTGAAGGAGCTGAAGGTGCATTGGTGCAAACTTTTGCACACGGTATCAATGTAGTTGGATTATTCTATTGTTGTGATATTTTATACAAGAGATTTAAATCAAGAGACATCAGACAAATGGGAGGTTTAGCGAAAGTGGCTCCGAAATTTGCCGTGTTGTTCCTGATCATTATACTAGGTTCAATGGGAGTTCCATTGACTAATGGGTTCATTGGGGAATTTATTCTGTTGAAATCAGTCTATGACTTTAACGGATTGGCAGCCGTGATCGCTGGTCTTACCATCATTCTTTGTGCCGTTTACCTATTGAGATTCTACGGAAGAGCAATGTTTGGGGAAGGAGACGAAGCTGTTTTAAGTACCGCAAAAGACCTATCCGCTGTAGAATTCTCAGTATTGGCAAGTTTAGCCGTTTTTGTAATCGTCTTGGGTATTTTCCCACAGCCGATTATCGATATGGTGAATAGTTCGCTGACATTTATCTACACAGCGATGGGTAGCTAA